Proteins co-encoded in one Spirosoma endbachense genomic window:
- a CDS encoding sterol desaturase family protein, whose amino-acid sequence MESTTEKLQTMAGHGKTRPKNSGTKKLFDNPILEALSRTHIMVPISMWLVLSVFLGWYAFTYTAMSTSTIATLFITGLLVFTLFEYVLHRYLYHLAPTTPKRAKIQYTFHGIHHEYPKDKTRLAMPPALAIFVAGAFFGLFFLIMGEAAYAFFPGFLVGYSGYLAVHFIVHAYAPPKNFFKQLWINHSVHHYKNPESNYGVSSPMWDYIFRSFQK is encoded by the coding sequence ATGGAATCAACTACTGAGAAGTTGCAAACAATGGCCGGCCATGGTAAAACCCGACCAAAAAACAGCGGCACGAAAAAACTGTTTGATAACCCAATTCTTGAAGCACTTTCGCGTACCCACATCATGGTTCCCATCTCGATGTGGTTGGTTCTGTCCGTTTTTCTAGGTTGGTATGCCTTCACGTATACAGCTATGAGTACGAGCACGATTGCTACGCTGTTCATAACGGGTTTACTGGTATTCACCCTGTTTGAATACGTTTTACACCGCTACTTATACCATCTGGCACCTACCACTCCGAAACGCGCTAAAATTCAGTACACTTTTCACGGTATTCACCACGAATATCCGAAGGATAAAACCCGTCTGGCAATGCCTCCGGCTCTGGCTATTTTTGTAGCTGGTGCTTTCTTCGGGCTATTTTTCCTGATTATGGGTGAAGCCGCTTATGCGTTTTTCCCTGGTTTTCTGGTAGGTTACTCGGGCTATCTGGCAGTGCACTTTATCGTTCATGCCTACGCTCCGCCCAAGAATTTCTTTAAACAACTGTGGATCAATCACAGTGTTCACCATTACAAGAATCCCGAAAGCAATTACGGCGTTTCGTCGCCT